The following are encoded together in the Tatumella ptyseos genome:
- a CDS encoding oxidative damage protection protein — translation MSRTIFCTFLKQDAEGQDFQLYPGEIGKRIFQEISKPAWQQWMAKQTMLINEQKLNMMNPEHRKVIEQEMVSFLFEGKDVQIDGYTPPEQSN, via the coding sequence ATGAGCCGTACAATTTTTTGCACATTTTTGAAACAAGATGCTGAAGGCCAAGACTTTCAACTTTATCCAGGTGAGATTGGTAAACGTATTTTCCAAGAAATTTCAAAACCGGCTTGGCAGCAGTGGATGGCTAAGCAAACCATGCTTATCAATGAACAAAAATTAAATATGATGAATCCAGAACATCGTAAAGTGATTGAGCAAGAGATGGTCTCCTTTTTGTTTGAAGGTAAAGATGTTCAGATCGATGGTTACACGCCACCTGAGCAGTCCAACTGA
- the mltC gene encoding membrane-bound lytic murein transglycosylase MltC, translating into MKKLIPLMLIAPLLVSCSSDKKSVFHEDWVKDTNGFDILMGQFAHNIENIWGINEVLIAGPKDYVKYSDNYYTRSHINFESGKITIESISGTNPMASLREAIITTLLIGENPGNVDLYSDANDINLSQEPLLYGQVLDNTGQPIRWQGRAGTFADYLLKYKLHRRVSGMHVIWSVTIPMVPNHLNQRAHRYLPMVRKASDQYGVDVSLILAIMQTESSFNPYAISNSDALGLMQVVQHTAGVDVFKMKGKWGKPSRSYLLDPENNIDAGTAYLSILQNNYLAGITDPQSRRYAVITAYNGGAGSVLKVFSSNKDKAVAIINAMPPTEVYRILVRKHPAAESRRYLYKVDKAQRSYFRY; encoded by the coding sequence ATGAAAAAATTGATTCCTCTCATGCTCATCGCGCCACTGCTAGTCTCTTGCTCGAGTGATAAAAAAAGCGTTTTTCACGAAGATTGGGTAAAAGATACTAATGGTTTTGATATTCTTATGGGCCAATTTGCCCATAATATCGAGAACATTTGGGGGATCAATGAAGTTCTGATTGCTGGCCCGAAAGATTACGTAAAGTATAGCGATAATTACTATACGCGCAGCCACATCAACTTCGAAAGCGGTAAGATTACCATCGAATCTATTTCGGGAACTAACCCGATGGCTAGCTTACGTGAGGCCATTATCACTACGCTTTTGATTGGTGAAAACCCGGGTAACGTTGACCTCTACTCTGACGCCAACGATATCAATCTCAGTCAAGAGCCATTGCTTTACGGTCAGGTGCTGGATAACACCGGGCAGCCCATCCGTTGGCAAGGACGTGCCGGAACTTTCGCTGATTACTTGCTGAAGTACAAATTACATCGTCGTGTTTCTGGGATGCACGTTATTTGGTCCGTCACCATTCCTATGGTGCCAAACCACTTAAACCAACGTGCACACCGTTATTTGCCAATGGTACGCAAAGCTTCCGATCAATATGGGGTGGATGTTTCACTTATCTTAGCGATCATGCAAACAGAGTCTAGCTTTAACCCCTATGCAATTAGTAATTCTGATGCATTAGGGCTGATGCAGGTTGTTCAACATACCGCTGGCGTTGATGTCTTTAAAATGAAAGGTAAGTGGGGTAAACCGAGTCGCAGCTACTTACTCGACCCTGAGAATAATATCGATGCCGGAACGGCTTATCTTTCGATTTTACAGAATAATTATCTCGCAGGGATTACCGATCCCCAATCAAGACGTTATGCGGTGATTACTGCTTACAATGGTGGAGCAGGAAGCGTACTGAAAGTCTTCTCAAGTAATAAAGATAAAGCCGTCGCCATCATTAACGCGATGCCCCCCACGGAGGTTTACCGTATTCTGGTGCGTAAACATCCCGCGGCTGAATCGAGACGTTATCTTTATAAAGTGGACAAAGCTCAGCGTAGTTATTTCCGCTATTAG
- the hemW gene encoding radical SAM family heme chaperone HemW produces the protein MAKALPPLSLYIHIPWCVQKCPYCDFNSHALKGEVPHQEYVEHLLKDLDDSLHLVQGRQLSTIFIGGGTPSLLSSQAMQQLMDGVRERIPLSMGCEVTMEANPGTVEAERFSGYQQAGINRISIGVQSFDAEKLTRLGRIHGPQEAKRAAQLATGLGLRSFNLDLMHGLPDQSIEQALDDLRQAIALNPPHLSWYQLTIEPNTLFASRPPKLPDDDDLWDIFEQGDQLLREAGYEQYETSAYAKPGYRCEHNLNYWRFGDYLGIGCGAHGKITLADGKIMRTVKTRHPKGFLRGEYLDRQFMVADEDKAFEFFMNRFRLLEPCPRQDFTDLTGLAEQQVRPAIDKAIQAGYLQETAEYWQITPKGKLFLNSLLEAFLPETE, from the coding sequence ATGGCTAAAGCTTTACCCCCATTAAGTTTGTATATTCATATCCCATGGTGTGTCCAAAAGTGTCCCTATTGTGATTTCAACTCTCACGCCCTCAAGGGCGAGGTTCCTCATCAGGAATATGTTGAGCATTTACTAAAAGATTTAGATGACAGTCTGCACCTGGTTCAGGGACGGCAACTCTCAACCATCTTTATCGGTGGCGGCACACCGAGTTTACTGAGTAGCCAAGCGATGCAACAACTGATGGATGGCGTACGTGAGCGTATCCCGTTATCCATGGGATGTGAAGTGACGATGGAGGCTAATCCCGGTACTGTCGAAGCAGAAAGATTTAGTGGCTACCAGCAAGCAGGGATTAATCGTATCTCTATTGGGGTACAAAGCTTTGACGCCGAGAAGTTGACGCGATTAGGAAGGATACATGGGCCGCAGGAAGCGAAACGAGCGGCACAACTCGCGACGGGGTTAGGGTTACGGAGTTTTAATCTAGACCTGATGCATGGTCTTCCCGACCAGAGTATTGAACAGGCTTTGGACGATTTACGGCAGGCAATAGCGTTAAACCCTCCTCATCTTTCGTGGTATCAGTTAACGATAGAGCCTAATACTCTTTTCGCCTCACGTCCGCCTAAACTGCCAGACGATGATGACCTCTGGGATATTTTCGAACAAGGGGACCAGCTACTGCGTGAGGCTGGCTATGAGCAATATGAGACCTCAGCTTATGCTAAGCCAGGTTACCGTTGCGAACATAACCTTAACTATTGGCGGTTTGGAGATTATCTCGGTATTGGTTGCGGTGCTCATGGTAAAATTACGCTTGCCGACGGTAAGATTATGCGCACCGTTAAAACACGCCACCCTAAAGGCTTTTTGCGGGGCGAGTATCTTGATCGGCAATTTATGGTTGCCGATGAGGATAAAGCCTTCGAGTTCTTTATGAACCGTTTTCGATTATTGGAGCCTTGTCCTCGCCAAGATTTTACTGATTTAACCGGATTAGCAGAACAACAGGTTAGGCCTGCGATCGATAAAGCGATTCAAGCCGGGTATCTGCAAGAAACTGCTGAGTACTGGCAAATCACCCCTAAAGGAAAGTTATTTTTAAATTCATTGCTAGAAGCTTTCCTACCCGAAACTGAATAA
- a CDS encoding XTP/dITP diphosphatase encodes MTNYFSPKHVVLATGNAGKVSELAGLLGDFGLTITAQTELGVGSVEETGLTFIENALIKARHAAQVTGLPAIADDSGLAVDALQGAPGIYSARYAGEAATDTDNLNKLLTAMQDVPDAQRQAAFHCVLVYLTHAEDPTPIVCYGRWPGMITRQPSGQGGFGYDPIFYVPEQQKCAAEMSKAEKSAISHRGQALKQLMEALRNG; translated from the coding sequence ATGACGAACTATTTTTCTCCAAAGCATGTCGTGTTGGCCACCGGTAATGCAGGTAAAGTTAGCGAACTGGCTGGTTTGTTAGGCGATTTTGGTTTAACCATTACTGCTCAAACTGAACTTGGGGTGGGCTCAGTAGAAGAAACTGGCCTCACTTTCATTGAAAATGCGTTAATTAAGGCTCGCCACGCTGCCCAGGTAACCGGCCTGCCAGCCATCGCCGATGATTCAGGTTTAGCGGTTGATGCCTTACAAGGCGCGCCAGGTATTTACTCTGCACGCTATGCGGGTGAAGCGGCTACCGATACGGACAACCTGAATAAGCTACTGACGGCTATGCAGGATGTTCCCGATGCGCAACGACAGGCCGCTTTCCATTGTGTCTTGGTCTATTTGACCCACGCTGAAGATCCTACCCCAATTGTCTGTTATGGACGCTGGCCGGGCATGATTACTCGCCAACCTAGCGGCCAAGGCGGCTTTGGCTATGACCCCATTTTTTATGTTCCCGAACAACAAAAATGTGCAGCTGAAATGAGTAAGGCAGAGAAATCAGCGATCTCCCATCGTGGTCAAGCATTAAAGCAACTGATGGAAGCATTACGTAATGGCTAA
- a CDS encoding YggT family protein, with protein sequence MYTLTFLVKTFIELYVLVLLLRIWMQWARCDFYNPLAQFVVKLTQPIIGPLRRIIPAIGPIDGASLLLAFILTTLKYPLLVAINNGGFSLSLSLLLVGVLSLLKAAGNLVFWVILIRSIMSWVSQGRSPVDYVLYQLTEPLMAPIRRWLPAMGGIDFSAMIVILILYALNYLGMDLFPNLWVWL encoded by the coding sequence ATGTATACCTTGACGTTTTTGGTCAAAACATTTATCGAGCTCTATGTGCTCGTACTGTTATTACGCATCTGGATGCAATGGGCGCGATGTGACTTTTACAATCCACTCGCTCAATTCGTGGTAAAGCTGACACAACCCATTATTGGTCCTTTACGTCGTATTATACCGGCTATCGGCCCAATTGACGGTGCGTCATTACTCCTCGCCTTCATCCTAACAACTCTAAAATACCCTCTACTGGTTGCGATCAATAATGGCGGTTTTTCATTATCGCTAAGCTTATTATTGGTTGGTGTTTTATCGCTGCTCAAGGCCGCGGGTAACTTAGTATTTTGGGTCATTTTGATTCGCTCGATTATGAGTTGGGTAAGCCAAGGCCGCAGCCCAGTAGACTATGTGCTATACCAACTGACCGAGCCGCTAATGGCGCCTATCAGACGCTGGTTACCGGCGATGGGCGGAATAGATTTCTCGGCGATGATCGTTATCCTTATCCTTTATGCCTTGAATTATCTCGGCATGGATCTTTTCCCTAACCTATGGGTTTGGTTATAA
- a CDS encoding YggS family pyridoxal phosphate-dependent enzyme, which yields MTSISQNLHSVEQRIADTARHCGRSPQEITLLAVSKTKPESDIEAAYRAGQRCFGENYVQEGVGKITTLAHLADIDWHFIGPLQSNKSRLVAEHFAWCHTVDRLKLAQRLSDQRPEHLPPLNILIQVNISDESSKSGIQVEELSGLAAAIVQLPQLRLRGIMAIPAPEADFSRQLAVCQRMAKLFHDLAKHYPEVDTLSLGMSDDLDAAITAGSTLVRVGSAIFGARQYSTTSE from the coding sequence ATGACATCCATTTCTCAAAATTTACACTCAGTGGAACAACGGATCGCCGATACAGCTAGGCATTGTGGGCGTAGCCCTCAAGAAATAACCTTACTTGCGGTAAGTAAAACTAAGCCTGAGAGCGATATCGAAGCGGCATACCGTGCTGGTCAACGCTGCTTCGGTGAAAATTACGTACAAGAAGGCGTTGGTAAAATTACTACCCTAGCTCACTTAGCTGATATCGACTGGCACTTTATTGGTCCATTGCAGTCGAATAAGAGTCGCTTAGTGGCTGAGCATTTTGCTTGGTGTCATACCGTTGATCGATTGAAACTGGCACAACGTCTCTCAGACCAACGTCCTGAACATCTTCCCCCTCTGAATATTTTGATTCAGGTGAATATCAGCGATGAGTCCAGCAAGTCAGGTATTCAGGTCGAAGAATTGAGTGGGCTAGCTGCGGCAATTGTTCAACTTCCTCAATTAAGGTTACGAGGGATTATGGCTATTCCCGCACCGGAAGCTGATTTCTCAAGACAGTTAGCAGTTTGTCAGCGTATGGCGAAGCTCTTTCACGATTTAGCAAAACACTATCCTGAGGTCGATACACTCTCCTTGGGGATGAGTGATGATCTTGATGCGGCAATTACCGCAGGCAGTACTCTTGTACGAGTGGGTAGCGCGATTTTTGGTGCCCGTCAGTATTCAACTACTTCAGAATAA
- a CDS encoding type IV pilus twitching motility protein PilT — MELTELIARSVKHNASDLHLCCGEFPRWRRENTIEIIPGSQKLPHAWFKHFLSQQITGRLSQLLAEQGHCDFALTSEQGARVRASFFKQHQGFSLSLRILPAEAKDIESLQLPSAFIRLVEGQQGLILISGATGSGKSTTLTAVIDHLNQHYQRHIIMLEDPIEFCHSPGQSLIQQREIGEHVSNLSNGIVSALRQDPDIIVIGELRDTTTIKLALTAAETGHLVLATLHSTDTTHALQRLVDAFPPHERDTARQHLAQSLRAVLAQQLRFKAERVSPLYELLINTNAVGNLIREAKFHQLPGQLEQASQEGMVSFRQSLEQYAKQNSGLLCPTIDKALRTNFPK; from the coding sequence ATGGAGTTAACAGAATTAATTGCGCGTAGTGTAAAACATAACGCGAGCGATCTACACCTGTGCTGCGGAGAATTTCCCCGTTGGCGCAGAGAAAATACGATCGAAATCATTCCAGGTAGCCAAAAACTGCCCCATGCTTGGTTTAAACACTTTCTCAGCCAACAGATTACTGGGCGATTATCGCAGCTGCTGGCGGAACAAGGACATTGCGATTTTGCGTTGACCAGTGAGCAAGGAGCACGTGTCCGTGCTTCATTTTTCAAACAACATCAGGGGTTCTCCCTATCGTTACGAATACTCCCCGCAGAGGCGAAGGATATTGAGAGTTTACAATTGCCTAGTGCCTTTATTCGGTTAGTTGAAGGCCAACAGGGATTAATCTTGATTTCAGGAGCAACGGGATCAGGGAAATCGACAACACTGACGGCGGTTATCGATCATCTAAATCAGCATTATCAACGACATATTATTATGCTTGAAGACCCAATCGAATTTTGCCACAGCCCTGGGCAATCTCTGATTCAACAGCGGGAGATAGGGGAGCATGTTAGCAATCTATCGAACGGTATAGTCTCAGCGTTACGTCAAGATCCTGATATTATTGTAATTGGCGAACTTCGCGATACAACCACGATTAAACTCGCGCTGACCGCGGCAGAAACCGGCCATCTTGTGCTGGCAACGCTACACAGCACAGATACGACTCATGCCTTACAACGGTTGGTGGATGCCTTTCCTCCCCATGAGCGGGATACTGCACGCCAACATTTGGCGCAAAGTTTACGAGCGGTATTAGCACAGCAGCTACGCTTTAAGGCAGAAAGGGTGTCACCCCTCTATGAATTACTGATCAACACTAATGCAGTGGGAAATCTTATCCGTGAAGCAAAGTTTCATCAGCTACCGGGGCAACTGGAGCAAGCCAGTCAAGAAGGAATGGTTTCATTCCGCCAATCGCTTGAGCAGTACGCTAAACAGAATAGCGGATTATTATGTCCCACTATTGATAAAGCGCTTCGAACCAACTTTCCAAAATAA
- the ruvX gene encoding Holliday junction resolvase RuvX: MSNQTIIAFDFGTRSIGIAVGQTLTATASPLAAVKAQDGVPDWTLIEKVISEWQPDYLVVGLPLNMDGSEQELTQRAKKFANRLHGRLGKKVELQDERLSTTEARSRLFEKGGYKSLSKGRVDSQSAVIILESWFEALYQ, from the coding sequence ATGAGTAACCAGACTATCATCGCGTTCGATTTTGGGACGCGCAGTATAGGTATCGCCGTAGGACAAACCTTAACCGCAACAGCCTCCCCCCTTGCTGCAGTTAAAGCCCAAGATGGCGTGCCGGACTGGACGCTGATCGAAAAAGTGATCAGTGAGTGGCAACCCGATTATTTAGTCGTCGGCCTCCCACTCAATATGGATGGAAGCGAGCAGGAATTGACGCAGCGAGCCAAAAAATTTGCTAACCGCCTACATGGCAGGCTGGGTAAAAAAGTGGAATTACAAGATGAGCGGTTAAGCACAACGGAAGCCCGCTCTCGCCTCTTCGAAAAGGGAGGTTATAAGTCGCTATCGAAGGGACGTGTTGATTCCCAATCGGCAGTCATTATTTTGGAAAGTTGGTTCGAAGCGCTTTATCAATAG
- a CDS encoding YqgE/AlgH family protein: MNLQHHFLIAMPTLEDPLFKRSVVYICEHNADGAMGIIINKPLENLNVEGVLAKLDIELSGDGSQRQLEQPVFTGGPMSEDRGFILHTTPQKYASSIEVSPETIVTTSKDVLEALTTDHHPEQVLVALGYCAWEQQQLENEILENAWLTVPATSDIIFHLPASERWSAAAAKLGINIHMIASEAGHS; this comes from the coding sequence ATGAATTTACAGCACCATTTCCTGATTGCCATGCCCACGCTAGAGGATCCGTTATTCAAGCGCTCCGTGGTTTACATCTGTGAACATAACGCTGATGGCGCGATGGGGATTATTATCAATAAACCTTTAGAAAACCTTAATGTTGAAGGGGTGTTAGCCAAATTAGACATCGAGCTTTCTGGAGACGGCTCCCAGCGCCAGCTTGAACAACCCGTGTTCACTGGCGGCCCTATGTCTGAAGACCGCGGCTTTATTCTTCATACTACGCCTCAAAAATATGCTTCTAGTATCGAAGTTTCTCCCGAAACGATAGTTACCACCTCCAAAGATGTACTTGAGGCACTCACCACTGATCACCATCCAGAACAGGTATTGGTCGCGTTGGGCTATTGTGCGTGGGAGCAACAGCAGCTTGAAAACGAGATACTGGAGAATGCTTGGCTAACCGTTCCTGCTACTAGCGACATTATTTTCCATTTACCTGCCTCTGAGCGTTGGTCTGCTGCCGCAGCAAAACTCGGTATTAATATTCATATGATTGCTAGCGAAGCAGGACACAGTTAA
- the gshB gene encoding glutathione synthase, whose protein sequence is MIKLGIVMDPITTINIKKDSSFAMLLEAQKRGYEIHYMEMNDLSLRKGVASARTRGLTVMQNEEKWFEFTSEQTLPLADLDVILMRKDPPFDTEFVYATYILERAEEQGTLIVNKPQSLRDCNEKLFTAWFAELTPDTLVTRSRETLRDFWQEHGDIIMKPLDGMGGASIFRVKQDDPNFSVIWETLTQQGTQFCMAQNFIPEIKQGDKRVLVVDGEPVPYCLARIPKSGETRGNLAAGGRGEPRPLTDSDWAIARKVAPTLKEKGLIFVGLDIIGDKLTEINVTSPTCIREIEAEFPVSITGMLMGAIEKRLANA, encoded by the coding sequence ATGATTAAGCTGGGTATTGTGATGGATCCCATTACAACCATCAATATCAAGAAAGATAGCAGTTTTGCAATGTTACTAGAGGCCCAAAAACGCGGTTATGAAATCCATTATATGGAGATGAATGACCTATCGTTACGCAAAGGTGTCGCCTCGGCGCGCACCCGCGGGCTGACTGTAATGCAAAATGAAGAGAAATGGTTTGAATTCACCAGTGAACAAACCCTCCCTCTGGCCGATCTTGATGTGATCCTTATGCGTAAGGATCCTCCTTTTGATACCGAGTTTGTTTATGCGACCTATATTTTAGAAAGGGCTGAAGAACAAGGCACGCTGATTGTCAATAAGCCGCAAAGCTTACGCGACTGTAATGAGAAACTCTTTACCGCTTGGTTTGCTGAACTCACGCCAGATACCTTGGTTACGCGCAGTCGTGAAACTTTACGTGATTTCTGGCAAGAACATGGTGACATCATTATGAAACCATTGGATGGCATGGGCGGTGCCTCTATTTTTCGTGTGAAACAAGATGATCCTAACTTCTCGGTCATCTGGGAAACCTTGACCCAGCAAGGCACACAATTTTGTATGGCCCAAAACTTCATCCCGGAGATTAAACAGGGCGACAAACGTGTTCTGGTTGTCGATGGCGAACCTGTTCCGTACTGCTTGGCCCGCATCCCTAAGTCTGGGGAAACGCGTGGTAATTTAGCCGCAGGTGGTCGCGGCGAACCTCGACCATTGACTGACAGTGATTGGGCGATTGCGCGCAAAGTCGCGCCGACACTAAAAGAGAAAGGCCTTATTTTTGTTGGCCTCGACATCATTGGCGATAAATTAACAGAAATTAACGTCACGAGTCCTACCTGTATTCGTGAGATTGAAGCCGAATTTCCGGTATCAATAACTGGTATGCTGATGGGTGCTATTGAAAAACGTTTAGCTAACGCATAA
- the rsmE gene encoding 16S rRNA (uracil(1498)-N(3))-methyltransferase, which yields MRIPRIYHPEALQSHQRVQLSEDAANHVGRVLRMVAGQHVLLFDGSNQVFPSTIVEASKKHVTVETSEGEIDDRESPLNIHLGQVLSRGEKMEFTIQKSIELGVNTITPLISERCGVKLDKERLEKKLSQWQKIAIAACEQCGRNRIPDIRPVMTLADWLAEESDALKLNLHPRASQSINRLTLPNNKVRLLIGPEGGLSAAEIEQASKDNFTDILLGPRVLRTETTALTAITALQVRFGDLG from the coding sequence ATGCGTATTCCCCGCATCTATCATCCAGAAGCGCTTCAAAGTCACCAACGTGTTCAGCTTTCTGAAGACGCCGCCAATCACGTTGGCCGAGTATTACGCATGGTCGCGGGTCAGCACGTTTTATTATTTGATGGCAGTAATCAAGTATTCCCTTCCACTATCGTTGAAGCCAGTAAGAAGCATGTCACGGTAGAAACCAGTGAGGGTGAAATCGATGACCGTGAGTCCCCTCTCAATATTCACTTAGGACAAGTGCTGTCGCGGGGCGAAAAAATGGAATTCACCATCCAAAAATCTATTGAATTGGGGGTTAATACTATTACGCCTTTAATCTCTGAACGTTGTGGTGTAAAACTGGACAAAGAGCGGCTTGAGAAAAAACTTTCGCAATGGCAAAAAATTGCGATTGCCGCATGTGAACAGTGCGGACGAAACCGTATACCCGATATCCGTCCAGTCATGACTTTAGCAGACTGGCTAGCCGAAGAGAGTGATGCGCTTAAGCTTAATCTTCATCCACGCGCCTCACAAAGTATTAATCGACTTACACTGCCAAACAATAAGGTGAGATTACTTATCGGGCCCGAAGGGGGATTATCTGCTGCTGAGATTGAACAAGCCAGTAAGGATAACTTCACCGATATTTTATTAGGTCCGCGGGTATTACGTACTGAAACGACTGCATTGACCGCAATTACCGCGCTACAAGTAAGATTCGGTGATTTAGGTTAA
- the endA gene encoding deoxyribonuclease I: MRLRFSFLALLISTSPALAKVYQQDNFQAAKKASIEVNQGAKEFYCGCTIHWQGKKGVPDLASCGYQPRKNAQRAARIEWEHVVPAWVFGHQRQCWQQGGRKNCRKDSEYRRIEADLHNLEPAIGEVNGDRNNFAYSQWNGTPTQYGACEMINDFKAKLTQPAARARGPIARITLYMRDQYHLSLSRQQTQLLMAWNKLYPVTSWECQRDRRIAKIQGNINPWVAKQCP, from the coding sequence ATGCGTCTCAGATTTAGTTTTCTTGCTTTACTTATTTCAACCTCTCCAGCCTTAGCAAAAGTTTATCAGCAGGATAATTTCCAAGCGGCTAAAAAGGCCTCGATTGAAGTGAACCAAGGTGCCAAAGAGTTTTATTGTGGTTGCACCATTCACTGGCAAGGTAAAAAAGGGGTTCCTGATTTAGCTTCTTGTGGTTATCAGCCGCGAAAAAATGCGCAACGAGCTGCTCGTATAGAGTGGGAACATGTTGTACCAGCCTGGGTATTCGGACATCAACGTCAATGCTGGCAGCAAGGTGGTAGAAAAAATTGTCGCAAAGATAGCGAGTATCGAAGAATAGAAGCTGATTTACATAATCTAGAACCTGCAATTGGTGAGGTGAATGGTGATCGGAATAACTTTGCTTATAGCCAATGGAATGGTACCCCTACTCAGTATGGTGCCTGTGAGATGATTAATGATTTCAAAGCTAAACTGACTCAGCCTGCTGCTCGCGCCCGTGGACCCATTGCCCGAATAACCTTGTATATGCGTGACCAATATCACCTTTCCCTCTCGCGCCAACAAACGCAATTGTTAATGGCTTGGAATAAGCTTTACCCCGTCACATCATGGGAATGCCAACGCGATCGTCGTATTGCTAAAATACAGGGTAACATTAATCCTTGGGTCGCTAAGCAGTGCCCATAA
- a CDS encoding SprT family zinc-dependent metalloprotease, with product MKKNHRLPIALQQAIYRSLRHHLVLAAPHFDDPLPEPAISWQQRGTTAGSAWLKEWQIRLNPILCEENPSAFVEQVVPHELAHLLVWKKFGRVAPHGQEWRWMMEEVLKVKAERTHRLITTSVAGRTFTYHCHCQQHELTVRRHNRVVRGETEYCCRRCAAPLRIGPYQG from the coding sequence ATGAAAAAAAATCACCGCCTGCCTATCGCTTTACAGCAAGCTATTTATCGCTCGCTACGTCATCACCTCGTTCTTGCTGCTCCCCATTTCGATGACCCTCTCCCCGAGCCTGCTATCAGTTGGCAGCAGCGTGGCACTACTGCTGGTAGCGCTTGGTTAAAAGAGTGGCAAATCCGTCTCAATCCGATACTGTGCGAGGAGAACCCTTCAGCCTTTGTGGAACAAGTGGTCCCCCATGAACTCGCGCATCTATTGGTGTGGAAAAAATTCGGCCGAGTCGCGCCTCATGGCCAAGAATGGCGTTGGATGATGGAAGAGGTACTGAAGGTCAAAGCCGAGCGTACTCATCGCCTTATCACAACCTCTGTTGCCGGCCGAACCTTTACCTACCATTGTCATTGCCAACAGCATGAACTCACTGTACGACGCCATAATCGCGTAGTACGGGGAGAAACAGAATATTGCTGCCGCCGCTGCGCTGCGCCGCTCAGGATAGGCCCCTATCAAGGGTAA